The following coding sequences are from one Planctomycetota bacterium window:
- a CDS encoding competence/damage-inducible protein A, whose product MKVEILSTGTELLRGRGIDTNAAWLARELEAAGLEVRHRQVVDDHLGRLVDALKLAAARSDIILLTGGLGPTEDDYTRAAAAEAFHRDLVFRPELWRRIRERFRRARVRMAAINRRQAFLPRGARALPNPNGSAPGFALRQDGVFFAALPGPPREMRPMFLRHVLPGLRRRADYLYWEGRSFGVPEATVDEIVRPIVGRRAAYGLTVQGGQVTIWIRAEGPGRARTVAALSRRIRRALGKAFYEGDLHEVVARRLIETGTTFAVAESCTGGLVAHRLTEVPGISAVFLEGVVAYSNASKMRLLGVPEDLLRRHGAVSEEVARAMARGVARASGAALGAAVTGIAGPGGGTPAKPVGLCYMAVGERVERKVFSGERSFVKERAAMHVLDMVRRELG is encoded by the coding sequence GCGGAATCGACACCAACGCCGCGTGGCTCGCCCGCGAGCTCGAAGCCGCCGGCCTCGAAGTGCGGCACCGGCAGGTCGTGGACGACCACCTGGGAAGGCTGGTGGACGCCCTCAAGCTCGCCGCCGCGCGTTCGGACATCATTCTCCTGACGGGGGGGCTGGGGCCCACGGAGGACGACTACACCCGCGCCGCCGCGGCGGAAGCTTTCCACAGGGATCTTGTCTTCCGTCCCGAGCTCTGGCGGCGCATCCGCGAGCGCTTCCGGCGCGCCCGCGTTCGCATGGCCGCCATCAACCGCCGTCAGGCGTTCCTTCCCCGGGGGGCGCGCGCCCTTCCGAACCCGAACGGCTCGGCTCCCGGCTTCGCCCTCCGCCAGGACGGCGTCTTCTTCGCGGCGCTTCCCGGCCCGCCGCGCGAAATGCGTCCCATGTTCCTCAGGCACGTTCTGCCCGGGCTGCGCCGCCGGGCGGATTATCTCTACTGGGAAGGCCGCTCGTTCGGCGTGCCCGAAGCGACGGTGGACGAAATCGTCCGCCCGATCGTGGGGCGGCGCGCGGCCTACGGCTTGACGGTCCAGGGCGGGCAGGTTACGATCTGGATCCGGGCGGAGGGGCCCGGCCGCGCGCGGACGGTCGCCGCGCTTTCGCGGCGCATCCGCCGGGCTCTCGGGAAGGCGTTCTACGAGGGGGATCTCCACGAGGTCGTGGCCCGCCGCCTGATCGAGACCGGGACCACCTTCGCCGTGGCGGAGTCCTGCACGGGCGGGCTTGTGGCCCACCGTCTGACGGAGGTGCCCGGGATCTCGGCGGTCTTCCTGGAGGGAGTGGTGGCCTACTCCAACGCCTCGAAGATGCGCCTCCTGGGCGTGCCCGAGGATCTCCTTCGCCGCCACGGCGCCGTCAGCGAAGAGGTCGCGCGCGCGATGGCGCGGGGCGTCGCCCGGGCGAGCGGCGCCGCCCTCGGCGCCGCCGTTACCGGCATCGCCGGACCCGGCGGAGGAACGCCCGCCAAGCCCGTGGGTCTGTGCTACATGGCCGTCGGCGAGCGCGTGGAACGCAAGGTCTTTTCCGGCGAACGCTCCTTCGTCAAGGAGCGCGCGGCCATGCACGTGCTGGACATGGTGCGGCGCGAGCTGGGGTAG